The Paenarthrobacter aurescens region CGCGGCCCGTATCTCCTCGGCGAGTTGACGGGAGGCAGCAGCATCTCCCAGCGTGGACCTCGCCGGGGCCCACCATCCCACCACTGTCAGCTCGGGCCGCTCTGTTGCGAACTTCCCGGCGATCATTTTCTGGGTCTCCTCGGATCCGCCGAGGAAACCGACACGCAATCCCCGGGCAGCTGCGCCAGTCAGGAAGGGATGGATGAGGTCGCTGCCGGCAAGCCGCGGCCACGTCTTGGAGGTGATTCGCCGGGCCTCGGTGGCCAGGGGCGCACCGTCGATCAAGGTCAACCATTCAACAGGCGCAGGCTGGTCCAAAGTCCCAATCCAGCGGCTTCCGGTTCCAAAATGCCTGATGTGATCCAAATTGGCCGAGCAAACACCCAAGGGTGGCGCCTCGGGGGAGCCGGCACGATCCAACATCTCCCGAAGGGCGCCCTCGGCATCCATCAGCTTGACCGGAACACCTCCCAAACTCACCCACGGCGCATCAGAGGCCAGCTCTAAGGATGGGGCCGCTCCTTGGTTCCGCTGGCTGGGGAGTTTTCGGACGCTGACACCGCGCCGACGGTAAAGGTGGGGGACTGCGCTGTGGAGGAGATCTCCAGCGGGCATGATTTTCGGTAGCAGCATTCTCGGCTCCAACTCAAGGCATCACCATGTGACCGACGATCCGAGGCTGCTGCACTGCCTGGATCGTCGGCGGCGGACCTGTGCCGCCGTGTCAACATGTTCATTTGAGTTGTCTCCCGGCCCCCTGCATGAGGCTGCCGTAGGGCTACTTTAGGACGTTTCGTCCTGCTCCGCTAGAGCTCCAGGCCCTTGAGGTACCTGGCCATCCCCAGGGTTGCCGGCGGGGGGTCAAAGCCGGAAGCACGGATTCGTGACAGGTCCAGCACGCTGCTGCGCGGCCTTGGGGCAGTGTTGGGTTGCGCGTATTCCGTGGTGCTGACGGGCCGCACCAAGGAAGGGTCCGTGCCCAGAAGGCGGTAAACATCGCAGGCTACCTCGTGCCATGACTGCGGCGTCCCGCCACTGCTGAGGTTATACGTCCCGTAGAGGGCTTTACTCTCAAGCAGGTGACGAATGCCCGCGGCGATGTCCTGGGCGAAGCTCAACCGCCCCCACTGGTCATCCACTACCGACGGAGAGGCGCCTTTCGCCGCCAACGATGCCATGGTTCGAACAAAGTTTCTGCCCTCGCCCACAACCCAACTTGTCCTGACGATGTAGTGCTTTGGCACTGCCGCTACCGCCGCATCACCTGCGGCCTTGCTCTGACCGTAAACTCCCAGGGGAGTGGGCACCTCATCTTCGACGTGGACCTCTGCTGTGCCGTCGAAAACGTAGTCACTGGATACATGGACCAGTGTCAGTGAATGCTCGACGGCGGCACGCGCCAAGCGGGAAACGGCAGTTGCGTTGATGCTCCAGGCAGCTGCGCGGCCTTCCGGCGTTTCGGCGGCATCTACGGCCGTGAAGGCCGCTGCATTAATGATTGTCGCGTAATCACCCCAGGTGACCGCCCGGTAAGAGTCCTCAAGGGTGATGTCGAACTGCTCACGGCCGAGGAAATGCACGGTGGAGTCACCAGCGAAGGCCTTCCGGAGAGCGGATCCCAGCTGTCCGTCCGCGCCAAGGACCAGGGTTCGCTTCCCGCTCATGGGTACAACGTCCTTCAGCCGTGGATGTTTCCTGTCCGGAGCGGAGATGACGGAACTCTCCAAAGGGATTGGCCACGGGACGGCTACGGACTCATCGGCAAGGTTGAGGAACGTGTAGTTCTTTTGCGACTCCACGCTCCAATGGTCGTTGACAAGGTAGGTATAGGCAGTGTCATCGTCCAGCGTCTGAAACGCATTGCCCACGCCGCGGGGAACGAAGACGGCCTCGCCCGGGGTCAGCTCCGCCGTAAAGAGCGTTCCGAACGCAGGGCCCTCACGCAAGTCCACCCAGGCGCCGAAGATGCGTCCCGAGGACAGCGAAATAAACTTGTCCCACGGCTCCGCGTGGATGCCGCGCACTGTTCCACGTGCGGCATTGAAGGAAATGTTGTTCTGTACCGGCCCGAAGTCCGGCAGGCCTGCAGCCAGCATCTTTGCCCGGTGCCAGTTTTCCTTGAACCAGCCTCGTTCATCACCATGAACCGGCAGATCAAGCAGCAGAAGGCCTGCAATGGTGGTGGTCCTCAGCCGCAGTGGCCGTCCCGGTTCCATGCTTCAGTGTCCTTGACCCGCGTATTTGGATTCCGTGGCGGCCTTCTGCGGGCGCCACCAGTGTTCGTTGTCCCTGTACCACTGGACCGTGTCAGCCAGTCCGGCCTCGAAATCCGGGAATCGAGGCGACCACCCGAGCTCCCTTCGAAGTTTGCTTGAATCGATGGCGTACCGGAGATCGTGTCCGGGCCTGTCCGTCACCAGGTCATAAGCATCACGGGGCTGACCGGCCAGCGAAAGCAGCATCTCCACCACCTCCCGGTTGGACCGTTCGCCGTCTGCGCCGATCAAGTAAGTTTCACCCAGGCGGCCACCCTCCAAAATGGCCAACACGGCCGACGAATGGTCCTGAACATGGATCCAGTCGCGAACATTGCGCCCGTTGCCATAGAGATGAGGGCGGTTTCCGTCCAGGATGTTGGTGATCTGCCGTGGAATGAATTTCTCCACGTGCTGGTAGGGGCCGTAGTTGTTGGAGCAATTGCTGATGGTTGCTTTCAGGCCGAATGAACGCACCCACGCCCGCACCAACATGTCCGACCCCGCCTTGGTTGCCGAGTAAGGACTCGTTGGCCGGTAGACGGAATTTTCCGTAAACCGGTGGGGATCATCCAAAGCCAGATCTCCATAGACCTCGTCCGTGGAGATGTGATGGAAGCGTTTGCCGTGCCGTCGCGCAGCTTCGATCAAGGTGAAGGTCCCTGCAAGATTCGTCTCCAGGAAGGGACGGGGATCCTCCAGGGAATTGTCATTGTGGGACTCTGCCGCGAAATGAACCACTGCATGAACCGATTCCGTGAGCTCGTCAACCAACACGGCGTCGCAAATATCACCCTTGATAAACGTGAAGCGCTCCGACTGCAATCCTGAGAGGGATTCAACGTTCCCGGCATAAGTGAGTTTGTCCAGGACCGTGACATGTTGCGTGGTGTGCTCCATGATGTAGTGGACAAAGTTGCATCCGATGAATCCGGCCCCGCCGGTGACAAGGATTCTCTGCATGGCCCTAGAGTAACCGCCCGCGGCTTTTGCGGGCATAGGTGAGGACGGCAGTTTTGCGAGGAATTGTTCTTGCAGGTGGAACGGGTTCCAGGCTCCATCCCATTACGCTGGGAATCAGCAAGCAGTTGGTTCCGGTCTTCGACAAGCCCATGATTTATTACCCGCTCTGCACACTGATGCTGGCGGGGATACGGGACATCCTGGTGATCACCACACCCGGGGACGCCGCCCAGTTCCAACGGCTCCTGGGAGACGGTGCACAGTTCGGCATCAACCTCAGCTATGCAGAGCAGCCAACACCCGACGGGCTTGCCCAGGCATTTATCCTGGGGGAAGACCACATTGGAAACGGCAACGTGGCTCTGATTCTGGGTGACAACATTTTCAACGGGCCCGGCATGGGCAACCAGCTCCGACACTACGCAGACGTCGACGGCGGTGCGATTTTCGGCTACTGGGTCAAGGACCCCTCCGCCTACGGTGTGGTGGAATTCGACGAACACGGAATGGCTGTTTCCATCGAAGAAAAGCCCACCGTTCCCAAAAGCAACTATGCCGTTCCTGGTCTCTACTTTTATGACAACAATGTGGTTGCCATGGCCAAGGACCTGCGGCCCTCCGCGCGGGGGGAACTGGAAATTACCGACATCAACAGAAGGTACATGGAGCTTGGCCGCCTGCACGTACAGAAATTCCCGCGGGGAACGGCCTGGCTGGACACCGGTACCTTCAGTGACCTGAACGATGCCTCAAACTACGTCCGAACCACCGAAAACCGTCAGGGTTTGAAGATCGGTGCTCCGGAGGAGGTGGCCTGGCGTATGGGATACCTCAGCGATGAGGAACTCCGCCAGCAGGCTGCCAAGCTCGCCAAAAGCGGCTACGGCAGCTACTTGCTGGATATCCTGGACCGCCAATAGCCGCAACTGTCCAGCAGCGTCAGTTACGCAGCTGAGACGTCTTCGAGTGCGCGCGCAATCTCTGCAGGAAGCGCCGACAGTTGAGCGTCCAGCAGTTCCTTGAGCTGAACAGCATTTCTGGGACCCACGATTGCCGTGGCAACACCTGGCCTGGCCAGCAGCCAACTGAGGGAAACGTCCATGGGAGTCCGGCCCAGCCCGCGGGCTGCCATGGCCACCGCTTCCACTATGCGGGACGCCCGAGGCTCAAGATACGGCTCAACGTAAGAAGTCAGGCGGCTTTGTGCGGCACGGGAATCGGAAGGAATCTGGCCACGGTATTTTCCGCTCAATACACCTCGGCCCAAGGGCGCCCACGCCATCAACCCCAGCCCGGCGTCTTCCACGGCGGGGATAAGCTCTTCCTCGGCCCTACGCTGAACAAGGGAATATTCGGACTGGTTTGCAACGAGTGTGAAACCGGCCACAGCCGCAGCTTTGGCGCTTTGCCAGCCGTTGTAGTTGGAAATTCCCACGTACCGGGCACGCCCGCTCCGCTGGGCAAGTTCCAAAGCGGACAGAGTTTCCTCCAAGGGCACATTCGGATCCCATTCGTGGGCAAACCAGATGTCGATGTAGTCGGTGCCAAGCCTGGCAAGACTGGCATCGAGGGCGGACAGCATTGCTCCCCGGGAGGCGTTGACGCTTCGCCTGGATTCCGAGGACGACACGCCGGCTTTAGTGGAAATCACAATCTCGGAACGGGCCACAACGTCACCAAGCATGGAACCCAGCATGGCCTCGGCCCGGCCTTGTGAGTAAGACGCTGCTGTGTCCACAACAGTGCCTCCGGCAGCAACGAATCCATGCAGCAGTTCCGCAGCGTCCTGCTCGTCAGTCTCCTGCGCCCAGGACATGGTTCCAAGGGACAATGAGGACACACGGAATCCGCTGTTTCCGACATAACGCTGCTGCATAGCAGTTAGCTTACGGGGAGTTGGGGGACTTCATGACGTAGGGTCTATTCACGTGAACTGGATAGAAGCAGCCTTGCTGGGCCTGGTGCAGGGCCTCACCGAATTCCTCCCGATTTCCTCGAGCGCACACCTGCGGATCGTCGGCTCATTCCTCCCGGGGGCAGCAGACCCCGGCGCCGCGTTTACTGCGATCACGCAGCTGGGAACCGAGACCGCAGTCATTGTGTACTTCTGGCGCGACATTGTTCGCATCGTCCGAGCGTGGTTCGGGTCCTTGACCGGAAAAGTGGAGCGCAACAATCCGGACGCCCGCATGGGGTGGCTGGTCATCCTGGGCAGCCTGCCGATCATTGTCCTGGGCCTGTTGTTTCAGGACCAGATCGAGTCAGTGCTGCGCAGTATGTGGATCGTGGCCACCATGCTGATCGTGTTCGGCATGATCCTTGCTGTTGCCGATGCCGTTGGCCGGCAGGAAAGGGATCTCACTCAACTGACTTACAAGCACGGCATCCTCTACGGTTTCGCCCAAGCCATGGCCTTGATTCCGGGGGTTTCCCGCTCCGGCGGCACCATCACTGCCGGTCTCCTCATGGGGTACACCCGTGAAGCCGCAGCCCGGTACTCCTTCCTCCTGGCCATTCCTGCCGTGTTTGGCAGCGGGCTGTACCAGCTCTACAAAACAGTGTCGAACGAAGGCCTGTCCGGTCCCTACGGCCTTCCGGAGACCGCGCTGGCTACAGTCATAGCGTTCGTGGTGGGCTACGTCATTATTGGCTGGTTCCTGAAGTTTGTCTCCACAAGGAGCTACCGGCTCTTCGTTTGGTACCGCATCCTGCTTGGCTTGGCACTGTATGTCCTGCTCGGTTTCAATGTGATCAGTGCCTAGCACTAAGGTTGAGTCGTGAAATCGTGGACCTCCCGCCCTGTACCTGAGCTGCCCGGCAGCCTGCCGCAACTACGGCTGTATGACACTGCCCTCGGCCGCGTGGTGGAGGTTGAGCAAGCGGCGGAGCAATCCATGTACGTCTGCGGCATCACTCCGTATGACGCCACGCATATGGGACACGCAGCCAGTTACGTGGCCTTCGATCTCCTGAACCGTGCCTGGCGCGACGCCGGTACCCGGGTCTCCTATGTCCAAAACGTCACGGACATTGATGATCCCCTCCTGGAGCGGGCCACGGCTACCGGCGTGGACTGGCGTGACTTGGCCCAGAGCCAGATCGAGCTGTTTCAGACGGACATGGATGCCCTGAACGTCCTGGCACCGAACCACTACATTGGTGCCGTTGAGGCCATCCCGGACATCGTTCCGGCTATCGAGCAGCTGATCGCCGACGGCGTGGCCTATCGCGTGGCCGGCTCCGAAGGAGAACCCGACGGCGATGTCTATTACGACGTCGAGACAGCTGGCAAGCGCTCGGACGCCACAGATGCCTGGACGCTGGGAGATGTCTCCGGCCTTAGTGAAAAGGAAATGCTTGAGCTGTTCGCCGAGCGCGGCGGAGACCCCGCCCGGGCCGGCAAACGCCATGCCCTGGATCCCTTGCTGTGGCGGGTTGCCCGCCAGGGTGAGCCGAGCTGGCCCGGCGCCACCCTCGGCGACGGCCGGCCAGGTTGGCATATCGAATGTACGGTGATCGCCCAGAAGTATCTCCCCGCACCCTTCACCGTTCAGGGTGGTGGCTCGGACCTGGTGTTCCCGCACCACGAAATGGGCGCCGGCCACGCCTACTCACTCTCCGGCGTTCCCCTTGCACGCCACTACGCACACGCAGGCATGGTGGGCCTGGACGGGGAGAAGATGAGCAAGTCCAAGGGCAACCTTGTCCTTGTCTCCAAGCTTCGCGCAGCCGGTGAGGAACCCGCGGCGATCCGCCTGGCCATTCTCGCCCATCACTACCGTTCTGACTGGTCATGGACCGAAGCAGAGTTTGCCCAGGCAAAGGAAAGGCTTCAGCGGTGGCGCGCTGCCCTGGAACAGGCCCCTGCCGGATCTGCTGCGGCCCTGATAACGGCCATGCGGAAGGAACTCTCCAACGACCTCAACGCTCCGGGTGCCATTGCCGCCGTGGACAACTGGGCAGCGGAAGCACTGAACGGGGGCACGGACGCCTCAGCGCAGGATGCCGCGCTTGTTACTGATGCCGTTGATGCTTTGCTCGGAGTTGAGCTTTAGAGCAACCCAACAAACGGCAACGGCCCCGACAATCGCGTCGGGGCCGTTGCTGTTGGAGAAAAACAACCTCTTAGGGCCGCTCTTTGCCGCGCCGTTTCAGGTACCGCTCGAATTCACGGGCAATGGACTCACCGGATGCTTCCGGCAGGTCGGCTGTGTCCTTGGCTTCTTCGAGCTGCCGCACATAGGCAGCAATTTCGGGGTCCTCTGTTGCGAGTTCATCCACTCCGCGTTCCCAGGCTTCGGATTCTTCGGCCAACGCCTGGCTGTCCAAGGGAACCTGTAAAAGGTCCTCGATCCTGTGCAGGATGGCCAACTGCGCCTTGGGGGAGGGCGGCTGGGCAACGTAGTGGGGAACCGCCGCCCACAGCGAGACCGTAGGCAGCCCTGCCAGCATCGCGAACTCTGCAAGCACTCCCACGATGCCCACCGGCCCTTCATACTGCGAGGCTTCCAAGTTGAGCCGTTCCCGCAGGGAACTGTCTTCAGTGGTGGTGCTCACCGGAATCGGACGGCTGTGGGGGACATCAGCCAGTAGAGCACCTACCAATATCACCGAGTCCACTTTGAGTGCTTCAGCGTGAACCAGTAGTTCGGTGGTGTAAGCGCGCCACCTGTATGAGGGTTCGGTCCCCAAAACCAGGACAACGTCCACATTGCTGTCAGGAACTTCAGCCTTGTAAATCCGCGTCGAAGGCCATTTCACCTTCCGCGCACCCGAGGAGGTACGCCGCACGGTGGGTCGCGTGAACTGGAAGTCGTAGTACTCCTCTGCGTCCACAGTGGCAACCTTCTTGCCGTCCCAGAGCTTGTTCAAGTAGTGCAGTGCATCGCTGGCGGCCTCACCGGCGTCGTTCCAGCCCTCAAACGCGGCGAGCATTACTGTGACACGCTGGCCGTCCACGGGTTCCTTGAGGAAACGCTCGGGCTCCGCGGTGATGTCCTGTCCTTCGGGGGTCCCGTCCACACTGTTCATCCACTCACCCTACGTCCAAGACCCTCATGGATGCATGGCATTTCACACCGAAGCGTGTCCGCGATTCGCCCACAGCGCAACCGGCGCACGGCCGCCCGCCAGGTTCCACGTAGACTGGAAACCATGCATTCCTCACCCGGTCAGCCCCTCCTCAAAGCCGTGCTCTGGGATATGGACGGCACACTCGTAGACACCGAACCCTATTGGATCGCGGCCGAGCGTGCGCTGGTTGAGTCCCACGGCGGGACCTGGACCCACCAGCAGGCCATGCAATTGGTGGGCCAATCCCTGCTGCATTCGGCGGCCGTTCTTCAGGCCGCGGGTGTCCAGCTTGAGGCCCGCGAAATCGTGGACACCCTCAGTGCTGAAGTCATCCACCAGGTCCGCAAGGAAGTACCCTGGCGCCCCGGCGCCCGCGAACTGCTCGATGACCTCCATGAGGCAGGCATTCGCTGCGCGTTGGTGACCATGTCCGAGGGCCCCCTTGCCGGTGTGGTGGTAGAGAGTCTTCCCAAGCCCTACTTCGAGTTCATGGTCACCGGCGATTCCGTGACGAATGGCAAACCGCATCCGGAGGCCTATCTCACAGCGGTGGAGCGGCTCAGGCTTGATGACCCCACGGTGAGCATCCATCACTGCGTCGCCCTCGAGGATTCCATCCCTGGCGCCACCGCGGCCATCGCATCGGGAGTGGTCACGGTAGGGATTCCCCATCAGGTGCCCCTGCCGGAGGACCCCCGGATGATCATGTGGCCCACTCTGCAGGGCCGTACAGCACCTGATCTCCAAAAACTGGTGGCTGAGCGCTTCGCCGCAACAAACCTGCTCGAAGGGGCCAACTAGGTGACCAGCCCGTCCGCCCCTCATCCCTCGCACAACAAAAAACGTGACGGAATTCCCTTGGGGAAGATTGCCGGCGTGCCGGTCTACCTCGCGTACTCGTGGTTTGTCATAGCAGCCATCACCGTGGTGTTCTACGGCCCGTTCATCATGGATTTCATACCGGGGCTTGGCAACTGGGCCTACCTCGTTGGCTTAGCGGTCGCATTGCTCCTGGCGTTATCGGTTCTTGTCCATGAGCTCGCCCATGCCCTCAGTGCAAAAGTCTTCGACTGGCCCACTGAGAAAATCGTCATCAACCTTTGGGGCGGACACACGCAGTTCGAGAACTTCACTGCTTCTCCCGGGCGGTCGGTGGTTGTAGCGTTGGCCGGCCCGGCCTCCAACTTCGTCGTAGCCGCTGTGATGTTCGCGATCGACTCTGTTGCCCAGTTCAAGGGCGTGGCCGGAACACTGACGGACATAGTGGTGATGGCCAACCTGCTGATTGGAATCTTCAACATTCTTCCGGGGATGCCACTGGACGGGGGTCGTTTGGTTGAGTCTGCGGTATGGAAGGCTACGGGCAGCCAGGACAAGGGCACCATCGCAGCCGGCTGGTCCGGGCGGATCATTGTGGTGGCTCTTGTCATCTGGTTCATCGTCGTCCCGTTCCTGAGGGGGCAATGGCCGGATCTGATGTACACCACGGTCACAGTGCTCGTCTGCGGTTTTCTCTGGATGGGCGCTTCCAGCTCCATCCACCACGCGAAGCTCCGCAGCCGCCTTTATCTGGTCAGTGCCGCCGGTCTGGCCGAACCTGCAGTAGGGGTGCCGAACTCAGCCACAGTGGCCGATGTCCTGGACATTTCACCGGCCGGAAGTCCCGCCGTCGTTATTTGCGGCCCGGACGGCAGACCCCAGGGAGTGGTGGACTTCGGTGCAACGCTCGCTGTGCCGGCCGCATCTGTCATGACGACGCCGGTCACGGCAGTCGCGCACGCTTTGGCGGCTGGGGCTTATGTGCCTGAATGGTCCAAGGGGCAGGAATTGATTCAGTACCTGGCTCGTCTGGACGGCGGCGAATACGCTGTGGTTGACCACAACGGAATCGTCACGGGACTGCTTCGGCAGCAAGCGGTAGTGACTGCCATTACAGGTAAAGAAGCACGCAGGAGCGGACGCGCCTGACTGCGATGCCGGTAGAGTTACATGCCGGCGGATATACACAACAGACCCATTGTTTTTGGCGCCCACCGCCGGTCACGCACCGCGGCCCAGCCGTACAGGATTGAGGAACACCACATGAGCAGCGAAACCGCCGCCCCCACAGCAAGCACAGGCACTGACGAGGCAGCCAACGGCTCGCCCGCACAGCCCATGGGAGCTGCGCGACGCCGGGGGCCTTTCCGTGTGGGTGAGCGGGTCCAGCTCACGGACGAGCGCGGGCGGATGAACACCATCACCCTGGAAGTTGGCGGCGCTTTCCACACTCATCGGGGCTTCCTGAACCATGATGAAATCATTGGCAAGGTGGATGGGTCGGTGGTCAGCAACAACGTTGGCCAGCAGTACCAGACCTTGCGCCCGTTGCTCTCCGACTTCGTGCTGTCCATGCCCCGTGGTGCGGCAGTGGTGTACCCGAAGGACGCCGCCCAGATTGTCACCATGGCGGACATCTTCCCCGGTGCGCGGGTAGTGGAAGCAGGCGTCGGCTCGGGCGCCCTCTCCATCTCGCTGCTGCGTGCAGTGGGCGACGGCGGTTACCTCCACTCGTTTGAACGGCGCGAAGAATTCGCGGACATCGCCCGCGGAAACGTCGAAACCATCTTTGGTGGCCCGCATCCTGCGTGGCAGATCTCCCTGGGCGACTTCCAGGACGAGGTTGTCAAAGCCGAAGCCCCGGGTTCGGTGGACCGCGTGGTTCTTGACATGCTCGCTCCGTGGGAGTGCTTGGACGCTGTGGCCACTGTCCTGGCTCCCGGCGGCGTCTGGATCAACTACGTAGCCACCGTCACCCAGTTGTCCCGCACCGCCGAAGCGATCCGCGCTGATGGCCGCTTCACCGAGCCGGACGCCTGGGAATCCATGGTTCGTGGCTGGCATCTGGAGGGCTTGGCTGTCCGCCCGGACCACCGCATGGTGGCCCACACAGGCTTCCTTCTGGTCACCCGCCGCCTGGCTGAGGGTGTGACCGGAATTTCCGTGAAGCGTCGTCCCTCCAAGACTGAGTTCAGCGAAGAGGACCTCAACGCCTGGACGCCTGCATCCGTGGGGGAGCGGGCCGTCTCTGACAAAAAACTGCGGCGCGCGGCACGTGACGCCATTGCCGGTACCAATGTTCAGGATGACCCCCCAGTCACAAACTGACAAAGGTCACAATAGGGTTCGCATTCCGAATGTCACCCAGCACCCTGAGCTTTTCGGGACTAAGGTCTTGTTAAGCGCAGGAAGGGGCTGATGAATCGTGGATACGTCAAACAACGACCTTGGACGGCCAACGCCGGAAGATGCCAACGGCCAAGCGGAGAATACGGCAAACCGGAGGCTTGGCGCTGTTCAACCGCCGGAGACCTCCAGTGAACTGACGGTTGCCGAGCGGCAGATCAATATCCTTCGGGACAAGCTTCGCCACATCGACCGCCAGTTGGCTGCCGCAACCCAGAACAACAGCAAGCTTGTCAGCATGCTGGAGACGGCGAAGGCCGAGATTCTTCGGTTGAAGGGCGCGTTGGAGCAGGAGGGTCAGCCTCCTTACAGCTTCGGCACCGTAGTGCAGATCAACCCGAGGAAGCAGCCCGCTGCCGGCAGTTCAGGACAGGCGGCCACTGAAGAGTCCGTGGACATATTCAACGCCGGGCGCAAGATGCGTGTTGGCATCAGCCCCCTGGTGAACCTCAACCAGCTTGCCGTCGGGCAGGAAGTTCTGCTCAATGAGGCCTTGCTGGTAGTTGCGGGCCTCGGCTACGAACGTGCCGGCGAATTGGTAACGCTGAAGGAAATGCTGGGCAAAGACCGTGCGCTGGTGGTTGGCCGTGCCGATGAAGAGCGTGTGGTCCGGTTGTCCGGGGCTCTCCAAAGCGTTCATTTGAAGGTTGGGGACGCCCTGTCGCTCGATTCACGGACCGGCTATGCGCTGGAGAAAGTCCCGCGCGCAGAGGTAGAGAACCTGGTCCTTGAAGAAGTTCCGGACATTACATACCAGGACATTGGCGGCTTGGGCCCGCAGATCGAGCAGATCCGCGATGCCGTGGAGTTGCCGTTCCTCCATCCGGACCTCTACCGCGAGCATGGCCTGAAGGCACCCAAAGGCATTTTGCTTTACGGCCCTCCGGGTTGCGGAAAAACCCTCATTGCCAAAGCAGTGGCCAACTCCCTTGCCGCCAGGGCCGCGGAACGCGCCGGGAACACCGATCTCAAGAGCTACTTCCTGAACATCAAGGGCCCAGAGCTCCTGGACAAGTATGTGGGCGAGACTGAACGCCACATCCGGCTGATCTTCTCCCGGGCACGTGAAAAGGCCTCGGATGGCAGCCCAGTGGTGGTCTTCTTCGATGAAATGGACTCGTTGTTCCGCACCCGCGGTACGGGCGTTTCCTCGGACGTAGAAACAACCATCGTGCCTCAGTTGCTCAGCGAGATCGATGGCGTGGAGCGGCTGGACAACGTGATTGTCATCGGCGCCTCCAACCGTGAAGACATGATCGATCCCGCAATCCTTCGTCCCGGTCGTCTTGATGTGAAGGTAAAAATCCAACGTCCGGACGCTGAAGCTGCGGCCGACATCTTCGCCAAGTACATCACCACTGACTTGCCCTTCCACCCGCAGGATCTGGCGGAGTATGGTGGCGATGTACAGGCCACCGTGGATGCCATGGTCCAGCGCACGGTGGAGGCCATGTATTCCACTGAGAAATCCAACGAGTACCTGGAGGTCACCTACGCCAACGGTGATACCGAGATGCTGTACTTCAAGGACTTCAACTCCGGTGCCGTGGTCCAGAACGTTGTGGACCGTGCCAAGAAATACGCCATCAAGGATCTGCTGACCACTCAACAAAAGGGTCTGCGGATCGATCACCTTCTCCGGGCCGTTGTGGACGAATTCCGTGAGCACGAGGACATGCCCAACACCACCAATCCGGACGACTGGGCAAGGATCTCCGGCAAGAAGGGCGAAAGGATCACTTACATCAGGACCATTGTTCAGGGCAAGGCGGGCCAGGAGCCTGGCAAGTCGATCGAAACCACAGCCAACACGGGTCAGTACCTATGACAGCAAGGCCCGAGGGAACATCGGCAGAGTCACTTCCCGTAGGCGGCGCCATGCGCGTCATGGGCTCGGAAACTGAATATGGGATTCACGCGCCATCAGCTCCGGGGGCCAACGCCACCATGATGTCGGCCCGCATCATTC contains the following coding sequences:
- the arc gene encoding proteasome ATPase, encoding MDTSNNDLGRPTPEDANGQAENTANRRLGAVQPPETSSELTVAERQINILRDKLRHIDRQLAAATQNNSKLVSMLETAKAEILRLKGALEQEGQPPYSFGTVVQINPRKQPAAGSSGQAATEESVDIFNAGRKMRVGISPLVNLNQLAVGQEVLLNEALLVVAGLGYERAGELVTLKEMLGKDRALVVGRADEERVVRLSGALQSVHLKVGDALSLDSRTGYALEKVPRAEVENLVLEEVPDITYQDIGGLGPQIEQIRDAVELPFLHPDLYREHGLKAPKGILLYGPPGCGKTLIAKAVANSLAARAAERAGNTDLKSYFLNIKGPELLDKYVGETERHIRLIFSRAREKASDGSPVVVFFDEMDSLFRTRGTGVSSDVETTIVPQLLSEIDGVERLDNVIVIGASNREDMIDPAILRPGRLDVKVKIQRPDAEAAADIFAKYITTDLPFHPQDLAEYGGDVQATVDAMVQRTVEAMYSTEKSNEYLEVTYANGDTEMLYFKDFNSGAVVQNVVDRAKKYAIKDLLTTQQKGLRIDHLLRAVVDEFREHEDMPNTTNPDDWARISGKKGERITYIRTIVQGKAGQEPGKSIETTANTGQYL
- a CDS encoding tRNA (adenine-N1)-methyltransferase, yielding MSSETAAPTASTGTDEAANGSPAQPMGAARRRGPFRVGERVQLTDERGRMNTITLEVGGAFHTHRGFLNHDEIIGKVDGSVVSNNVGQQYQTLRPLLSDFVLSMPRGAAVVYPKDAAQIVTMADIFPGARVVEAGVGSGALSISLLRAVGDGGYLHSFERREEFADIARGNVETIFGGPHPAWQISLGDFQDEVVKAEAPGSVDRVVLDMLAPWECLDAVATVLAPGGVWINYVATVTQLSRTAEAIRADGRFTEPDAWESMVRGWHLEGLAVRPDHRMVAHTGFLLVTRRLAEGVTGISVKRRPSKTEFSEEDLNAWTPASVGERAVSDKKLRRAARDAIAGTNVQDDPPVTN
- a CDS encoding HAD family phosphatase, whose translation is MHGISHRSVSAIRPQRNRRTAARQVPRRLETMHSSPGQPLLKAVLWDMDGTLVDTEPYWIAAERALVESHGGTWTHQQAMQLVGQSLLHSAAVLQAAGVQLEAREIVDTLSAEVIHQVRKEVPWRPGARELLDDLHEAGIRCALVTMSEGPLAGVVVESLPKPYFEFMVTGDSVTNGKPHPEAYLTAVERLRLDDPTVSIHHCVALEDSIPGATAAIASGVVTVGIPHQVPLPEDPRMIMWPTLQGRTAPDLQKLVAERFAATNLLEGAN
- a CDS encoding PAC2 family protein translates to MNSVDGTPEGQDITAEPERFLKEPVDGQRVTVMLAAFEGWNDAGEAASDALHYLNKLWDGKKVATVDAEEYYDFQFTRPTVRRTSSGARKVKWPSTRIYKAEVPDSNVDVVLVLGTEPSYRWRAYTTELLVHAEALKVDSVILVGALLADVPHSRPIPVSTTTEDSSLRERLNLEASQYEGPVGIVGVLAEFAMLAGLPTVSLWAAVPHYVAQPPSPKAQLAILHRIEDLLQVPLDSQALAEESEAWERGVDELATEDPEIAAYVRQLEEAKDTADLPEASGESIAREFERYLKRRGKERP
- a CDS encoding site-2 protease family protein, giving the protein MTSPSAPHPSHNKKRDGIPLGKIAGVPVYLAYSWFVIAAITVVFYGPFIMDFIPGLGNWAYLVGLAVALLLALSVLVHELAHALSAKVFDWPTEKIVINLWGGHTQFENFTASPGRSVVVALAGPASNFVVAAVMFAIDSVAQFKGVAGTLTDIVVMANLLIGIFNILPGMPLDGGRLVESAVWKATGSQDKGTIAAGWSGRIIVVALVIWFIVVPFLRGQWPDLMYTTVTVLVCGFLWMGASSSIHHAKLRSRLYLVSAAGLAEPAVGVPNSATVADVLDISPAGSPAVVICGPDGRPQGVVDFGATLAVPAASVMTTPVTAVAHALAAGAYVPEWSKGQELIQYLARLDGGEYAVVDHNGIVTGLLRQQAVVTAITGKEARRSGRA